The candidate division WOR-3 bacterium genome includes the window ACATGTTCGTTGACAGCATCCTCGTAAACGGAGACGGCGCGTCTTATTTAAGAATAGCGGACACTATATACGTAAACGCTCCTACGACAATATTCATGGGTGACACTTTTACCGTTCAAACTTTTTACGCGGGAAAACCTTCCGCCGGTTTTTTTCACGGACACGGCGGTTTTTTCACACTTTCACAGGTCGAAGAAGCGGCAAAAAAATGGTTTCCCTGCTACGAATGGTGCTGGGATAAAGCGGATGACGGAGTTACGATGCATGTCGAAGTCCCCGACAGCATATACGCGGTCTGCAACGGTCTTTTGACCTCCATAGACACTCTATCCGGTGACCGGCTCAGGTTCAACTGGGACCACAACCACCCCATAGCCGCTTACCTTATCGCTGTCTCGGCTTATGATTACACAATGCTGGTAAGACTTCACAACGGCTACAACATAGTCTATTACGCACTGCCGGGATATGTGACTCAGGCACAGGCGATGCTCGATACGCTTGAAATTATTCTTTCTGTATATGACACGCTGATAGACACATATCCTTTCGCGGACGAAAAAATGGGAAATTACCAGATATCACTGCCTTCAGGAGCATACTGGTGCATGGAACACCAGACCTGCGTCCTCTACAGCCCATGGGGCTTTACAAACACGAACGTCCATTCGCACGAGACCGGACACATGTGGTGGGGAGACGAAGTCACCTGCATTAGCTACGCCCAGATGTTTTTGAATGAAGGGACAACTTCCTACTACGAAAGTTTTCCCCTTCTTGAAATATACGGAATTCAGGGATTTCTGAACAACATAATCTCCCAGAGGGAATCAGGATTAAACTATGACGACAATTATCATTACCCAATTATAAACAGCCCCGACCCTTTCGGGACAAACGTCTATGACAAAGGCGCGTGGTTTCACCACATGTTGAGGCACCTGATGGGTGATACACTCTATTTTCCCGCCATGAGGGAGTACTACCAGACCTACCGAGGCAAAAACGCCTCCGTCTCGGAGCTCATGTCCGTGATGGAAAATTTTTACGGGGATTCTCTTGGGTGGTTTTTTCATCAGTGGCTGGAGGAGACAGATTACCCTCTTTTACAGGCGGGTTGGAAACACATCGGGGGTGACCTCTACATATTTGTCTTTCAGGTTCAGACCAGCGGACCTTCTGTATTCAGAATACCAATTGAATTCGGAATATGGGAGGATGACTCCATGACTGTCGCGGGCCCCTACTGGATGGCAGATTCTTCAAATCTCGAGGTCGTTCTGACGGTCAAAAAACCCGATTCCGTCACCATAGATCCCCTGGTCAAACTCTACCATAGAATATACGGAATAATACCTTCAAACGGTGTTCTTCTCGTCGACGACGACGGAACGGGTAATTCTCAGGCTCAATACCTGACGGCATTCAACGATCTTAATATTTCTGTTTTAAATTGGAATGTCAGCCAAGAAGGCCTTCCCTCCGACACTTTATTGTACGTGACGAAAGCCGTTTTCTGGGTGACGGGCACAAGAGACAATCCTCTTACGTCGGACAGACGGGAAAAGATAAGATTTGCTCTTGAAAACGGGATTCCGGTCGCTATATTTTCTCCAAAAACACCGTCACAGCTCCAGGGGACAGCGTTTTTATCCGACACTCTTGGATTTACATATTCCGGCGGGACTACATCCGACACACTGTTTCAGGGTGTAACCGGAGACCCTATAGGCAAGGGTTGGCGGTGGTTCAACATACCAACACACAACAGCGCGACCCTCTCGCCCGTCGCAGGCAGCGGCACCGGGTGCATCCATTGGAACACAGGGAATTTTGGCGTTGTAAGAAGCGACAATTTTCAGTCGGTTTTCTCTTCCATAGACCTGCAGTATATCTACAACATGCAAGGATACTCCACAAAAATGCTCCTTATCGCCAATATCCTGAACTATTTCGGCATCGCGACTCCTGTAGCCGTCGAAGAGATAGCCGAAACTCCCGTCCGGATAAGCACCACAGCAATAGATGTCCGGTATCTCCCGGGCACCGGCATTTTCCTCCATGCCGCATCGCCTGTCCGGACAGACCTTTCCGTATACGACATAACCGGCAGAGAGGTGATGAGCTGGAACTTTGAAGGAGAACTCGAAGTCAGGTGGACAGGTCTGAGCAATGACGGCGCTGTTTTACCTTTCGGAAGGTATTTTGCGGTCCTTAAAGAAGGCGGAGTTCAAAAACAGATAATATTTCTGCAATAATCCATATAAAAAGAGCCGGAAGAAATTTTCTTCCGGCTCTTTCCTTGTTCTT containing:
- a CDS encoding M1 family metallopeptidase; protein product: MFFVTVFLLSGLGSSWGLPQNFEGKSRPDFQYPSDSVITHSYDVLHYDIDFSIESQFDSIEGNTTITSRAEQNIDSIDIHFGMNMFVDSILVNGDGASYLRIADTIYVNAPTTIFMGDTFTVQTFYAGKPSAGFFHGHGGFFTLSQVEEAAKKWFPCYEWCWDKADDGVTMHVEVPDSIYAVCNGLLTSIDTLSGDRLRFNWDHNHPIAAYLIAVSAYDYTMLVRLHNGYNIVYYALPGYVTQAQAMLDTLEIILSVYDTLIDTYPFADEKMGNYQISLPSGAYWCMEHQTCVLYSPWGFTNTNVHSHETGHMWWGDEVTCISYAQMFLNEGTTSYYESFPLLEIYGIQGFLNNIISQRESGLNYDDNYHYPIINSPDPFGTNVYDKGAWFHHMLRHLMGDTLYFPAMREYYQTYRGKNASVSELMSVMENFYGDSLGWFFHQWLEETDYPLLQAGWKHIGGDLYIFVFQVQTSGPSVFRIPIEFGIWEDDSMTVAGPYWMADSSNLEVVLTVKKPDSVTIDPLVKLYHRIYGIIPSNGVLLVDDDGTGNSQAQYLTAFNDLNISVLNWNVSQEGLPSDTLLYVTKAVFWVTGTRDNPLTSDRREKIRFALENGIPVAIFSPKTPSQLQGTAFLSDTLGFTYSGGTTSDTLFQGVTGDPIGKGWRWFNIPTHNSATLSPVAGSGTGCIHWNTGNFGVVRSDNFQSVFSSIDLQYIYNMQGYSTKMLLIANILNYFGIATPVAVEEIAETPVRISTTAIDVRYLPGTGIFLHAASPVRTDLSVYDITGREVMSWNFEGELEVRWTGLSNDGAVLPFGRYFAVLKEGGVQKQIIFLQ